The Oncorhynchus gorbuscha isolate QuinsamMale2020 ecotype Even-year linkage group LG06, OgorEven_v1.0, whole genome shotgun sequence sequence CGACCGGGGCGCTACCCCCAGACCGACCGGGGCGCTACCCCCAGACCGACCGGGGCGCTACCCCCAGACCGACCGGGGCGCTACCCCCAGACCGACCAGACCGGGCGCTACCCCCAGACCGACCGGGCGCTACCCCCAGACCGACCGGGGCGCTACCCCCAGACCGACCGGGGCGCTACCCCCCAGACCGACCGGGGCGCTACCCCCCAGACCGACCGGGGCGCTACCCCCCAGACCGACCGGGGCGCTACCCCCAGACCGACCGGGCGCTACCCCAGACCGACCGGGCGCTACCCCCAGACCGACCGGGGCGCTACCCCCAGACCGACCGGGGCGCTACCCCCAGACCGACCGGGGCGCTACCCCCAGACCGACCGGGGCGCTACCCCCAGACCGACCGGGGCGCTACCCCCAGACCGACCGGGGCGCTACCCCCAGACCGACCGGGCGCTACCCCCAGACCGACCGGGCGCTACCCCAGACCGACCGGGCGCTACCCCCAGACCGACCGGGCGCTACCCCCAGACCGACCGGGGCGCTACCCCCAGACCGACCGGGCGCTACCCCCAGACCGACCGGGCGCTACCCCCAGACCGACCGGGCGCTACCCCCAGACCGACCGGGGCGCTACCCCCAGACCGACCCCCAGACCGACCGGGCGCTACCCCCAGACCGACCGGGGCGCTACCCCCAGACCGACCGGGGCGCTACCCCCAGACCGACCGGGGCGCTACCCCCAGACCGACCGGGGCGctacatagagaataggttgccattttgaGACCCATTTTTTCCTCTTTCATTCACAACTCAAATATCAAGCAGCAATTTGGTTGTGTGCTTTAAGGACGTGATTCAGGCTGAGAGGAAAAGGTCTTGTCCTGGTGATGAGGTAGGTCAGGGGTGGGGAGCGGTCCGGGGTCGGTCCGCCGTCGGTCCGGGGTCGGTCCGCCGTCGGTCCGGGGTCGGTCCGCCGTCGGTCCGGGGTCGGTCCGCCGTCGGTCCGGGGTCGGTCCGCCGTCGGTCCGGGGTCGGTCCGCCGGGGTCGGGGTCCGGGTCCGCCGTCGGTCGGTCGGTCCGCCGTCGGTCGGGTCGGTCGCCGTCGGCCGGGGTCGGTCCGCCGGGTCGGGTCGGTCCGCCGTCGGTCCGTCGGTCCGCCGTCGGTCGGGGTCGGTCCGCCGTCGGTCGGGTCGGTCCGCCGTCGGTCGGTCGGTCCGCCGTCGGTCCGGGGTCGGTCCGGGTCGGTCCGGGTCGGTCGGTCCCCCGGTCCGCCGTCAGTCCGGGTCGGTCCGCCCGTCAGTCGGGGTCGGTCCGCCGGGTCGGGTCGGGGTCAGCGGGGTCGGAGCGGGGTCCGTCCGTCAGGGTCGGGAGCGGGGTCGGTCCGCCGTCAGTCCGGGTCGGTCCGGGGTCCGGGTCGGTCCGGGTCCGGGGTCGGTCCGGGGTCGGTCCGGTCGCCGTCAGTCGGGTCGGTCCGCCGTCAGTCCGGGGTCGGTCCGCCGTCAGTCGCGGGGTCGGTCCGCCGTCAGTCCGGGGTCGGTCCGGGGTCGGTCCGCCGTCAGTCCGGGGTCGGGAGCGGTCTGCTCTCAGGAACAGTCTGAAGTCAGACGCTGTTAACGCCTGGTGTCAGTCTCAGATGTAGTTTTGTCAGATCTCTCTGTGTAGAAAAGAATGTAAGCCTTGGCTTTAACCACCGTCTCCTCCTCAGTCAGAGTCACTGTGCTGTCGTTGAAGTGGTACCAGCGACCCTCCCGTTTTCCGTACGCTGTGTAATGGCCCGATCCAACCCTGCCAACACAATTAAAACAGATTAAAAGATACTGAATGGAagaaaacagagtgaaacagggTCAGACCAACTAGtaatggaggaggggggggtttgCTGAAGTTACATATCAGGATATACATCTTTTCTGCAGGCTATGTaatgtgtatatacactgctcaaaaaaataaagggaacactaaaatatcaCATccaagatctgaatgaatgaaatattcttgttaaatacttttttctttacatagttgaatgtgttgacaacaaaatcacacaaatgatcaatggaaatcaaatgtatcaacccatggaggtctggatttggagtcacactcaaaattaaagtggaaaaccacattacaggctgatccaactttgatgtaatgtccttaaaacaagtcaaaatgaggctcagtagtgtctgtggcctccacgtgcctgtatgacctccc is a genomic window containing:
- the LOC124037358 gene encoding basic salivary proline-rich protein 2-like; this translates as MRPWTDHEALDQDEVLVEEALDHAALRWAQRMYGPFQEGGGGGGQGHVSPARTGSWSPPPGHSHILYTGCYPQTDRGATPRPTGALPPDRPGRYPQTDRGATPRPTGRYPQTDRGATPRPTGRYPQTDRALPPDRPGATPRPTGRYPRALPPDRPGRYPQTDRGATPRPTGALPPDRPGRYPQTDRGATPRPTGALPPDRPDRALPPDRPGATPRPTGALPPDRPGRYPPDRPGRYPPDRPGRYPPDRPGRYPQTDRALPQTDRALPPDRPGRYPQTDRGATPRPTGALPPDRPGRYPQTDRGATPRPTGALPPDRPGATPRPTGRYPRPTGRYPQTDRALPPDRPGRYPQTDRALPPDRPGATPRPTGRYPQTDRGATPRPTPRPTGRYPQTDRGATPRPTGALPPDRPGRYPQTDRGVRGGERSGVGPPSVRGRSAVGPGSVRRRSGVGPPSVRGRSAVGPGSVRRGRGPGPPSVGRSAVGRVGRRRPGSVRRVGSVRRRSVGPPSVGVGPPSVGSVRRRSVGPPSVRGRSGSVRVGRSPGPPSVRVGPPVSRGRSAGSGRGQRGRSGVRPSGSGAGSVRRQSGSVRGPGRSGSGVGPGSVRSPSVGSVRRQSGVGPPSVAGSVRRQSGVGPGSVRRQSGVGSGLLSGTV